The Streptomyces sp. NBC_00440 genome contains a region encoding:
- a CDS encoding DUF6758 family protein, with product MRGEPSCPKCGGRVRAPGLFADAWQCDVHGVVYPLQPVLPPTVEALEVVASRARVPVWMPWPLPVGWLFTGVVSAGDERSGGRATAVACSGPGPLEGPGELLLVAEELGVGLGARYAGIEGPDPGRYIDVDKPPQAKVLAAGRPTPLWRIESPTDRAVFAGEARGLWLWAILWPEQSGLLMYDELVLTDLREVGTGVELLPCGALSPRILG from the coding sequence ATGAGGGGCGAACCCAGTTGCCCGAAGTGTGGCGGCCGGGTCAGGGCACCCGGCCTCTTCGCCGACGCGTGGCAGTGTGACGTGCACGGCGTGGTCTATCCGCTGCAGCCGGTTCTACCGCCGACCGTCGAGGCACTGGAAGTGGTGGCCTCGCGCGCGCGGGTGCCCGTCTGGATGCCGTGGCCGCTGCCCGTCGGCTGGCTCTTCACCGGCGTGGTCAGCGCGGGCGACGAGCGCAGCGGGGGCCGTGCGACCGCCGTGGCCTGCTCGGGACCCGGCCCGCTCGAAGGCCCGGGGGAGCTGCTGCTGGTGGCCGAGGAGCTGGGCGTCGGGCTCGGCGCGCGGTACGCGGGCATCGAGGGCCCCGACCCCGGTCGGTACATCGACGTGGACAAACCCCCGCAGGCCAAGGTGCTCGCCGCGGGCCGCCCCACCCCGCTCTGGCGCATCGAGTCGCCCACCGACCGTGCGGTCTTCGCGGGGGAGGCACGCGGGCTCTGGCTGTGGGCGATCCTCTGGCCCGAGCAGTCGGGGCTGCTGATGTACGACGAGCTGGTCCTGACGGACCTGCGCGAAGTGGGCACGGGAGTGGAACTGCTGCCGTGCGGGGCGCTCTCCCCGCGCATCCTGGGCTGA
- a CDS encoding NYN domain-containing protein produces MNDPDISAQLERTNALLQRVLSEVSKTPSTHAIFVDAGYVYAAAGLLVTGNEDRRSFDLDAEGLIEAFIDKARTIFADSRLLRVYWYDGARRRIHTPEQQSIAELPDVKVRLGNLNANNQQKGVDSLIRTDLESLARHRAISDAALVGGDEDLVSAVEAAQGYGARVHLWGIEAGEGRNQAEPLLWEVDSQRTFDLEFWQPYVGRRPVTVYEEGAPPPSREDVRFVGAQIAATWLSERGRQTLAELLPGRPYLPGPVDQDLLVDAERLLQQSLRGHGDLRRALRDGFWNHLQSQY; encoded by the coding sequence ATGAACGATCCAGATATCAGTGCCCAGCTGGAGCGCACCAACGCGCTCCTCCAGCGTGTGCTCTCCGAGGTGTCCAAGACACCCTCCACGCACGCGATCTTCGTCGACGCCGGATATGTGTACGCGGCGGCCGGCCTGCTGGTCACCGGGAACGAGGACCGCAGATCGTTCGATCTGGACGCGGAGGGCCTGATCGAGGCGTTCATCGACAAGGCGCGGACCATCTTCGCGGACAGCAGGCTGCTCCGGGTGTACTGGTACGACGGCGCCCGGCGCCGTATCCACACCCCCGAACAGCAGTCCATCGCCGAGCTCCCGGACGTCAAGGTCCGGCTCGGTAATCTGAACGCCAACAACCAGCAGAAGGGCGTCGATTCCCTGATCCGCACGGATCTGGAATCGCTCGCCAGGCACCGTGCGATCAGCGATGCCGCGCTGGTCGGCGGCGACGAGGACCTGGTCTCCGCCGTCGAGGCCGCCCAGGGGTACGGGGCACGGGTCCACCTCTGGGGCATCGAGGCGGGGGAGGGCCGCAATCAGGCCGAGCCGCTGCTCTGGGAGGTCGACAGCCAGCGGACCTTCGACCTGGAGTTCTGGCAGCCGTACGTGGGGCGCCGCCCCGTCACGGTGTACGAGGAGGGGGCGCCCCCGCCGTCCCGGGAGGACGTCCGCTTCGTCGGTGCGCAGATCGCGGCGACCTGGCTCTCCGAGCGCGGCCGTCAGACGCTCGCCGAACTGCTGCCGGGGCGCCCCTATCTGCCGGGGCCGGTGGACCAGGATCTGCTGGTCGACGCGGAACGGCTGCTCCAGCAGTCGCTGCGCGGTCACGGCGACCTGCGGCGGGCGCTGCGGGACGGCTTCTGGAACCACCTTCAGTCGCAGTACTGA
- a CDS encoding MarC family protein, which yields MFDVAVFGSLFVTLFVIMDPPGITPIFLALTAGRPAKVQRRMAGQAVAVALGVITVFGLLGQQILDYLHVSVPALMIAGGLLLLLIALDLLTGKTDEPTQTKDVNVALVPLGMPLLAGPGAIVSVILAVQHASTAAQQVSVWAAIAAMHVVLWVTMRYSLLIIRVIKDGGVVLVTRLAGMMLSAIAVQQIINGITQVIKAG from the coding sequence GTGTTCGACGTCGCCGTTTTCGGATCCCTCTTTGTCACGCTTTTCGTGATCATGGACCCCCCGGGAATCACCCCGATCTTCCTCGCCCTCACCGCGGGCCGCCCCGCCAAGGTCCAGCGCCGGATGGCCGGGCAGGCGGTGGCGGTGGCTCTCGGAGTGATCACCGTCTTCGGTCTGCTGGGTCAGCAGATCCTGGACTATCTGCATGTCTCCGTACCGGCGCTGATGATCGCCGGCGGGCTGCTCCTGCTGCTCATCGCGCTCGACCTGCTCACCGGCAAGACCGACGAGCCGACGCAGACGAAGGACGTCAACGTCGCCCTCGTGCCGCTGGGGATGCCGCTGCTGGCGGGGCCCGGTGCGATCGTCTCGGTGATCCTCGCGGTGCAGCACGCGTCCACCGCGGCGCAGCAGGTGTCCGTGTGGGCCGCGATCGCCGCCATGCACGTGGTGCTCTGGGTGACCATGCGGTACTCGCTGCTGATCATCCGGGTCATCAAGGACGGCGGTGTGGTGCTGGTGACCCGGCTCGCCGGGATGATGCTGTCCGCGATCGCGGTGCAGCAGATCATCAACGGCATCACGCAGGTCATCAAGGCCGGCTGA
- a CDS encoding PHP domain-containing protein has product MRIDLHTHSTASDGTDTPAELVRNAAAAGLDVVALTDHDSTRGHAEARAALPAGLTLVTGAELSCRVGGTAEADGVGLHMLAYLFDPDEPEFLRERELVRDDRVPRARTMVHKLQELGVPITWEQVARIAGDASLGRPHIATALVELGVVETVSDAFTAEWLADGGRAYAGKHELDPFTAVRLVKQAGGVTVFAHPQAVKRGRVVPESVMAELAACGLDGIEVDHMDHDEPTRARLRGLAADLGLLVTGSSDYHGSRKFVELGACTTHPEVYGEITRRATGAFPVPGAGGHSA; this is encoded by the coding sequence GTGCGCATCGATCTGCACACCCACTCCACGGCATCGGACGGTACGGATACTCCGGCAGAGCTGGTGCGCAACGCGGCCGCAGCCGGACTCGATGTCGTCGCGCTCACCGACCACGACTCGACCCGCGGCCACGCGGAGGCCCGCGCGGCACTGCCCGCGGGGCTGACCCTCGTCACGGGCGCCGAACTCTCCTGTCGGGTCGGCGGCACCGCGGAGGCCGACGGCGTCGGTCTGCACATGCTCGCGTACCTCTTCGACCCCGACGAGCCGGAGTTCCTGCGCGAGCGCGAACTCGTACGGGACGACCGGGTCCCGCGTGCGCGCACCATGGTCCACAAGCTCCAGGAGCTGGGCGTCCCGATCACCTGGGAGCAGGTGGCGCGCATCGCGGGTGACGCCTCGCTGGGCCGTCCGCACATCGCCACCGCCCTGGTGGAGCTGGGGGTCGTCGAGACCGTGTCCGACGCCTTCACCGCCGAGTGGCTGGCCGACGGTGGCCGCGCGTACGCCGGGAAGCACGAACTCGACCCCTTCACCGCGGTCCGGCTGGTCAAGCAGGCCGGCGGCGTCACCGTCTTCGCCCACCCGCAGGCCGTCAAGCGGGGCAGGGTGGTGCCCGAGTCCGTGATGGCGGAGCTGGCCGCCTGCGGCCTCGACGGCATCGAGGTCGACCACATGGACCACGACGAGCCCACCCGCGCCAGGCTGCGGGGGCTCGCCGCCGATCTGGGACTGCTGGTCACGGGCTCCAGCGATTACCACGGCAGCCGGAAGTTCGTGGAACTCGGCGCGTGTACGACGCATCCCGAGGTCTACGGCGAGATCACCCGGCGCGCGACCGGGGCGTTCCCGGTGCCGGGCGCCGGCGGACACTCCGCCTAG
- a CDS encoding alpha/beta fold hydrolase, whose amino-acid sequence MSRPLTFAPPPGTHAGPLRTTRGTFASLVTPAAGSAAPRPRSTVLLLPGFTGSKEDFTAMLQPLAAAGYRAVAVDGRGQYETPGPDSQEAYAQVELARDVLAQAAAVGTPVHLVGHSLGGQIARAAVLLDPAPFASLTLISSGPAAVTTAQQQKIKLLSDALGKWGMEQVWEAMRAMGPPQDAEAGDEPALRRRWLMHHPAQLIATGRQLATEPDRVDELAALPLARHVVSGESDDTWPVPLLDEMAVRLGAVRSVIAGAEHSPNTDRPERTAEALTAFWDGHCG is encoded by the coding sequence ATGAGCAGGCCTCTTACGTTCGCGCCGCCCCCCGGCACCCACGCCGGCCCCCTGCGGACCACCCGCGGCACCTTCGCATCGCTGGTGACTCCCGCCGCCGGGTCCGCAGCCCCGCGCCCCAGGTCCACCGTCCTCCTGCTCCCCGGGTTCACCGGGAGCAAGGAGGACTTCACCGCGATGCTCCAGCCGCTCGCTGCCGCGGGCTACCGGGCGGTCGCCGTCGACGGGCGCGGACAGTACGAGACCCCTGGCCCTGACAGCCAAGAGGCTTACGCTCAGGTCGAGTTGGCCCGGGACGTACTCGCTCAGGCAGCGGCGGTCGGCACCCCCGTACATCTGGTCGGGCACTCGCTCGGCGGCCAGATCGCCCGCGCGGCGGTGCTGCTCGATCCGGCGCCCTTCGCGTCACTGACACTGATCTCGTCCGGTCCCGCAGCGGTCACCACCGCCCAGCAGCAGAAGATCAAGCTGCTGAGCGACGCACTCGGCAAGTGGGGGATGGAGCAGGTGTGGGAGGCGATGCGCGCGATGGGTCCGCCGCAGGACGCCGAAGCGGGCGACGAACCGGCCCTGCGGCGACGCTGGTTGATGCACCATCCGGCCCAGCTCATAGCAACCGGGCGGCAGTTGGCGACCGAACCGGACCGGGTGGACGAGCTCGCCGCCCTCCCGCTCGCGCGGCATGTCGTGTCGGGCGAGAGCGACGACACCTGGCCGGTGCCGCTGCTGGACGAGATGGCCGTACGCCTCGGGGCGGTGCGGAGCGTCATCGCGGGCGCCGAACACTCCCCCAACACCGACCGGCCCGAGCGGACGGCCGAGGCACTGACCGCGTTCTGGGACGGGCACTGCGGCTGA
- a CDS encoding MFS transporter yields the protein MPGEDPFDEGAGSILRQPMAVWATAGASVVAFMGIGLVDPILPSIAKGLQATPSQVSLLFTSYFLITAVAMLVTGWVSSRIGGKKTLLAGLALVVVFAALSGTSGSVGELVGFRAGWGLGNALFVSTALAVIVGAAAGGSAAAILLYESALGLGMACGPLVGALLGNASWRYPFFGTAALMAIGFICISFLLKEQPKPARKTSLLDPIRALGHGGLASVAGSAFFYNYAFFTVLAFTPFVLNMTPYKSGAVFFGWGLLLAVFSVLVAPRLQKRFGTLKVLGASLVLLAADLVVLGYGSHTTAIVCTILSGAFIGLNNTVYTELALGVSDAPRPVASAGYNFVRWFAAAAAPFLAPHIEGWTNIHIPFVVAAAAAVVGALVVRVRRTALTHEAEELEPVHATEDGVSAFVN from the coding sequence ATGCCAGGAGAGGATCCGTTCGACGAAGGTGCCGGAAGCATCCTGCGCCAGCCGATGGCCGTCTGGGCCACGGCGGGAGCTTCGGTCGTGGCCTTCATGGGGATCGGGCTCGTCGACCCGATCCTGCCGTCCATCGCCAAGGGGCTGCAGGCGACACCGAGCCAGGTCTCGCTGCTCTTCACCTCCTACTTCCTGATCACCGCCGTCGCGATGCTGGTCACCGGCTGGGTCTCCAGCCGGATCGGCGGTAAGAAGACCCTGCTGGCCGGGCTCGCCCTGGTCGTGGTCTTCGCCGCCCTCTCGGGCACCTCGGGCTCCGTCGGTGAACTGGTCGGCTTCCGGGCCGGCTGGGGTCTTGGCAACGCGCTCTTCGTCTCCACCGCGCTCGCCGTCATCGTCGGCGCGGCGGCGGGCGGCAGCGCCGCCGCGATCCTGCTGTACGAATCGGCGCTCGGCCTCGGGATGGCCTGCGGGCCGCTGGTCGGCGCGCTGCTCGGAAACGCCAGCTGGCGCTACCCGTTCTTCGGCACCGCGGCCCTGATGGCCATCGGCTTCATCTGCATCTCGTTCCTGCTCAAGGAACAGCCCAAGCCGGCCAGGAAGACATCGCTGCTCGACCCCATCAGGGCGCTCGGCCACGGCGGGCTCGCCTCCGTCGCCGGATCGGCCTTCTTCTACAACTACGCGTTCTTCACGGTGCTGGCCTTCACGCCGTTCGTGCTGAACATGACGCCGTACAAGTCGGGCGCGGTCTTCTTCGGCTGGGGCCTGCTGCTCGCGGTGTTCTCCGTACTCGTGGCGCCCCGGCTCCAGAAGCGCTTCGGCACCCTCAAGGTGCTGGGTGCCTCACTGGTGCTGCTCGCCGCCGACCTGGTGGTCCTCGGCTACGGCAGCCACACGACGGCCATCGTCTGCACGATCCTGTCCGGCGCCTTCATCGGCCTCAACAACACCGTCTACACGGAGCTGGCGCTCGGCGTCTCGGACGCGCCGCGCCCGGTGGCGAGTGCGGGGTACAACTTCGTCCGCTGGTTCGCGGCGGCCGCGGCACCCTTCCTCGCCCCGCACATCGAGGGCTGGACCAACATCCACATCCCCTTCGTGGTGGCCGCGGCCGCCGCGGTGGTCGGTGCGCTGGTCGTCCGGGTACGGCGTACGGCGCTGACCCACGAGGCGGAGGAGCTGGAACCGGTCCACGCGACCGAGGACGGCGTGTCCGCCTTCGTGAACTGA